The Antechinus flavipes isolate AdamAnt ecotype Samford, QLD, Australia chromosome 4, AdamAnt_v2, whole genome shotgun sequence genomic interval agaaactttcttgaaatagaaagtTACTGTTTTATATTCTGAATCTTCTCTTATTTTCTGCTATGCACCtgtcaatgtctttttctttttctattttgtatttgttagaaatagattttaaaaatcataatgttTCTTACATGTGATCATCGCATGTGTAAGTGATCAAGGTCACTTAACACTATAGTGACTAAGGATTTAAGGATGAAGATGGGCAAATTTTATCCCACATATTGCAAGATGTTGTTAATACCAGAGCCTAATTTTGATGCTGATGCTAGTGTTAaaactctctcctctctcctttctctctttctctgtcgtctctgtctctgtctctctcccccctgtCATTccctgaagaaggcgtatgtgtgattctccttttaggacttctggaaatctttacaaaaccatgttgattcatattgtttgttatatcactacttacgtgtacaattcatgtttattaCATCATGCACTGACTgtgggagagtcatcactaatagcctctgcattgttgctatgtgcttgtgtaatacttcccatgctgatagGTTTGTGCATATCTgcttctaataagacccttcagaaCCCccctaacaatatctggcttgactcccctctttcctttttttaatcagatttactaagggtttgtctattttgttggttttttcatagaaccaactcttagttttattaatcaattcaatagtttttttactttcaattttattgatctcaccttttacttttagaatttcaagtttagtgtttgactgggggtttttaatttgttccttttctagcatttttaattgcaaacccaattcattgaccttctctttctctattttatacaaataggcctctagagatatgaaatttccccttattaccgctttggctgcatcccatacattttggtatgatgtctcattattatcgttttcttgggtgaagttattaattatgtctatgattgctgtttcacccaatcattctttagtatgagattatttagtttccaattattttttggtctacttccccctgcttttttgttgaatgtaattttcattgcatcgtggtctgaaaaggatgcatttactatttctgccttactacatttgagtttgaggtttttatgtcctaatatatggtcaatttttgtataggttccatgaactgctgaaaagaaagtgtattcctttctgtctccattacattttctccagagatctatcatatctaacttttctagtattctatttacctctttgacttctttcttatttattttgtggtttgatttatctaattctgagagtgcaaggttaagatctcccactattatagttttactgtctatttcttcttgcagctctcttagtttctcttttaagaatttagatgctaccccacttggtgcatatatgtttaatatagatagtgcttcattatccatgctaccttttagcaagatatagtgtccttccttatctcttttaattaggtcaatttttgctttagcttgatctgagatcaggatggctacccctgcttttttgacttcacctgaagcatagtagattttgctccaaccttttacctttaacctgcatgtatctccccgcttcaggtgtgtttcctgtaaacaacatattgtaggattctggcttttaatccattctgctaaccgcttcctctttatgggggagtttaccccgttcacgtttatggttagaatgaccaattctgtattacttgccatcttgttaaccccggtttatgctttcctcccttctttcccctttccttcccttccaagtattaagcttgtgagcaccccttgcttctcacagccctccctttttagtgtccctcccccgccttagagttcctccccctatcttacccctttccctcccagttcccgtattcccttccgcttagcttattccttccctttccacttttcccttctcacttttcaatgagatgggagaagtttcaccatagattgaatatgtcttaagatttttcacttaaagccaattctgaaggcagtaagatacccactatattcatccccctccattctttctctcagatataataggtttcctatgcctcttcatgagatgtactacccccactttaccctttttctggtacaatgtcctttccacatcaatttctagaacaaggtatacatgtattctttatacatctatatagtcaaactatagttcccaagattaatctttacctttttagatttctcttgagttctatatttgtagatcaaactttttgttaagttctggttttttcatcagaaatagatgaaattcgcttacttcgttgaatgtccatcttcttccctggaaaaagatgctcattctcgctgggtaagttatttttggttgcataccaagttccttagcctttcggaatatcatattccaggcccttcgatcttttaatgtggatgctgccagatcctgggtgatccttattgtggctccttgatacttgaattgggtttttctagccgcttgcaatattttttctttcatctgagggttctggcatttggccactatattccttggtgttttgattttaggatccctttcagtgggtgatcgatgaatcctttcaatgtttattttttcctctgttcctatgacttctgggcagttctctttgataatttcctggaagacagtgtccaggctctttttttcatcatgtttttctgggagtccaatgattctcagattgtctctcctggatctgttttccaggtctgttgtcttccccagaaggtatttcacatttttctccattgtttgatttttttggatttgcttgactgattcttcttgtctcctcgagtcattcaattccacttgttcaattctgattttcagtgaagtattctcttcactcacttttttaaaatctttctctaattgtccaattgagttcttttgttctgtggaatttttttccatttcgccaattttgttttttagagagctgttttctgtttccagttcactaatcctatttttcaaggattttacttctttatccactctctctttaactttctccaggctcttttgccaagcctccctctccttttcccaagcctcactctgctttccccatttttcttctagctcccttgtgagagcctttttaatcacttctatgaggttcatctgtgctgaggaacagacgatctcctcctttggggattcacctggggactgcctgtttttagtctcctcaggatttagagtctgctctctatctgtgtagaagctgtcaagggttaaagtcctcttcagcttcttgctcattctgtctattaatcagagacaaactaccaaagaaaaacagaaaaaactggagtctttctttgggggggggctgggtgtgttatcgagcttcctctacagactgcagggggcagcagtgaggcactagcaggactgtgctgcgcctgcgctctgagatcccaaagcgtgctgagtcactggggggggaaaggggggcggccaggtcctgagagactccagctgtttggggttgtattcttcagccccggtgtttttagcttctctgctgggctgttgacttgctgccggaggaaagtatccaaacctgtagcaaagctctccccgcagagacggctgcgatcactccccaccccctctccagtctgctcccgtgctctcactgccgctgcccgctgcctgcgcccaatctaaaaccgccccagccctccagtaaagacagacctttcgtggcggatctcaaggatggcttctcttggtaactatttgtgggtttttttcagtcaagcattgattcagaggcttgtaatgaaatggagagtgagagaaagcgtggagcttatgcagctgtgagcctcctctccgccatcttaaccggaagtccagcCTCTCCCTAGTGACATTTTGACCTGAGCTGGATGGGATTCTCCTGCTTATGATTTTCtcatcttcttctctttccttcctcagcCAGACACCCCCACCAAGGGTCTGCACTCACtgtccccctttctttccctcactccTCAGTCTGACTCCCCACCTCACTGCTCTCTCCCAAGTGACCCCAGATGTGTCTCTTAATGGCCAAAGTGGATGATCTTTTCCTTAGGCTTCATCCTCCATGAACTTTTCACTGAATTTGACACTGAATCAGTTCCTGGGGATTCTCTCCTCTCTGGGATTTTGGGGCtctgctctctcctggttctctcatCTGTCGTTCACTCTTTCTCATTCCCCTCCGAAGTTTCTTCATCCACATCATATCCTCAAATGGGGCTTTGTCCTAAAACCCTCTTGTCTCCTCTCTGTGACTCCATCAGCATTCACAGAGTTAATTCCCATCTCTGCTTAGTGACTCCTAGATCTCTGTTTCCTGCCTAAGTCTTTGTCCAGCACATCCTGCTGCCTCCTGGTTCTTTCAATCTGGATGTCTCTAAGCTCCCTTAaacacacatttaaaacagaaatcACTGTTTCCCCCCCAAATGCACACTTTCCCCaaactttcctcttccttttttttattttattttattaaagcttttttatttccaaaagatggatgatttttcaacattgacccttgcaaaaccttgggttccaaattttcccctcttcctcccttcctctagatgatagataatccaatgtatgtttaacatatatatgttaaaatatatgttaaatccaatatatctatacatatgtatataattatcttgctgcacaagaaaaatcagatcaaaaagggaaaaaaatgataaagaaaacaaaattcaagcaaactacattaaagagtgaaaatgctgtcaAACTTTCCCATTCCTAATGAGCAGAATACAGTTCTTCTAGACTCAAGGTCCATgactttgattttctcttcaaTTCCTTATTCTGCCTCCCCGCACAGTGTCCCTGCCATAGCATCCCTTGCATGTGGCACATGAAAGATGAAATTGATGAGGTTTGGTGTAGGGCAGAGTCGCGGGAACCCCCTCTGGTCTCTCTCTCCacttggttccctgaaccccaaacctgccactagaccttatcatttaactccctgatcaccagaaaccctaatttctaAATGTCTTCTCAGTGGGTCCTTGAAGGCAGCCATGCCAAGGGAGGTCCCTTGGCCTGtcatgattcctgcttttaggTCTTCTGCAAAGAAGGGCCCTGAGTTGCacctttttataatttgaaactttAGCTAGGGGCTGGctgcagtttgagttgaaatcagactgAAATCTTCAAATTGAATAGAAAtgtcaattgaatgagattactgccCCCAGGActagatttccagtagaatgggACAGTTTACTGGGAGTGGTGGAGCCAATTTTCAGCTAAATTGAGTTGGATAGAAATCTGGATCTCTAGCTCacgctaagtaggagtggtcctgaaCTCAGttagtcccacccagataacagaatgaaaccacttctTGATTCCATAGGGCGGGTCTTTCccaggggagagcttctctgaggaTTCAATGAGTTTCTCAAGCATTCCCCAaagtcagagacaaagacagtATCAGGGTTCCCCACAACAAAATGACCGAGGAAAcaaatatttgaatttctgagCTTATGGATTTATTAAATAATGTCTGCCAATGACTCAATAAATCAGGACTAATCTCCTCAGCTTAGGGCTGGActccaatatattaaaaattgtttatcaAGTAAGCCCAAtgaattttaattcattaaaaaagaaacaatacaacATTAGGCAACTTGAATtataattggaggaaagattagcAACTTTTGAAGTTGCAAGGGGGAGAGCAAACTGGTGCAATTCCCTGACATTGGAACAAAAGGTGCTCCCTTCCCCACAAGTGTCTGCTAACaaccaaaatgatgaggtttacctttagagaaccaaaatgaaattaggatttctggtggtcagggagttaaatgataaggtcttgtggcaggttcggggttcagggaaccaaatggagaggtttggcttccCTGAAACCCCTTGGGATTCGATGCAAGGGAAGGGAGTTTTGGGAAACCCTTCTGGCAGCGTggaggttctctgtaaaagaatttacagacctgaaaacctacattgataaaagaggtttattatgggattgggaagtaaggttagaaatcctgacagagaggcataaagtctgattaggaaataggtgaggataaagagaggatggcactggaaagagtattccagtggataGAGGTTTCTTGGCATAGCATGGTGtagcatagctggcatgtttggaacctctgcaaagagagggttttagtttggctctttttataatgagggATTTAGCTGAAGGGGGcccgtgggtggagtcccaagttggctcctcactgggtttctgcttgagctagaatttgaatggAATTCAATGTgtttcaggactgagccaaccccacccagataacaaggatgaaactgtttgtccctcggggcagggtccctcactgaggcagagttgaaggagattttctccttcaaggattttcagagtttcaagGTCCCCTCTTCAAAAGGAACCtggaaacaataactgattgatTAGGATGaggccagttttcagataagtCATATATggtatatgtctacatatacatGTAGGGATgtacaattgtgagaaaactctctgtctgcctcagtctctgGATCTGCTCTGTTTCTGATCAGCAGAACCCAGGGCCTTAATCAAGGGTCTCTGGGTAGGGGGCATTCTTTCAGCCATTGTGCAAAAATGAAatgaggttttctttctttcatttcccacAATGGAATacaattttcttataaaatagatattagaCTCCATACATAATggaatagaaagggaactgagctaGCTCCAGAAGTGAGTCACAAGGTGGAGTCAGTGTGGTTCACAATTCTCATAATTTCCCCCTACAGACAATTCTTTCTGCTCAGATGGCCACCATAAGAGCAGACCCCCATATCCTCTCACCCAGATTATGATAATGGTCTTCTAATCACTCTCCCTGCCTCCTATCTTTTCATTCCAGAACTAGAAATGTGTTTTTCCTTAAGAGCAAATCCTCTCTTCATAGactgcagtggctccctatttaTTGCTTCTGTGATCAATTAGAATTTCCTGTTTCTTCCTTCACAACTTGACTCCAACCCTATGTTATATGATCATTCTCTTCTTGCTGCTTTCTTCAAGATGCCCAGGCTGGCTCTTTCTGATGGGTGCAGTTCCTCAGGGGAAATGTAGCGAGAATCCTATGGCCACGGGTCCTTGGGAGTGATGTTGTTGTATATTTCTTTCCCTAGCTTTTAGGGAAGATGTAGAGGAAACCCTGAGATCTCCTGGCCTTGGGGGTGTTTTAGTTCTACAAACATTGCTGGCTGTCAACCTGTGGGTCAGAGATAACAAAGTTTTTGAGACAATGATGAGATGCACACCAGACCCCTCCTCAAATCCTCCTGCAAGCCAAAACATGAGCATCTCAGGGACATGCTCCTGctctctcttatcttttcctataaatttatcttcttgctccagGCTCTTTGCTAactccttttggaacttagcccacctTAACTGGCATTACAGATAGAATAAATTTGCCTCTTGACTTGGAGATAGGTCTCAGCCTGcagattcttctttttctcctgaggcaattgggattaagtgacttgcccagggccccACAGCtgggaagttttaagtgtctaaggtacttcagggctggtgctctatcaaattcttttgagatccTCACAAAGCGGGTCTGGAAGCCCAACCTTTTGGGATCTCCTCGGAACCTCATTTCCTCACACTCTGCACTCATCTCCATCTCTGGGCTTTTGTCATCCCCCTTTCCTGTCACACTCCCTCTCAGGGATCCCCAGTCCAAGCTCCACTTTCTGGGGGAAGGCTTTCCCGATCCCCCAAATGCCAGtgtctccccccttctcttctaCCATCTGTACTCATGCTGTTTGTACTGTTATGTGCACTTGTCACTCCAGAGCTGGCAAGgttccattctttatatttatacaatgtatattctatatattatacCTAAATATAAAGTAGCACACAgaaggtgcttgataaatgctcgATGAAAGGCTGACTCTCTTTGGGGAAGTACATCCCTGCCCAGAGACAGAAACAATGTCAAATATACAGGAAGCCATGAGGTGGGGGTGAGGGGCAGAGGTCATGGCTGGTATGGAAGCCGTTCACACGTGTGGAGGTGGGAAATGAGATGCTGAGTCTGGGGAGAGCAAATGGGCCAGTCTGTCTGACAGGTAAACTGTGCGTGAGAGGAAATAATAGGAGATGCTGGAGAGGGAGGTTGGAGTCACACTGGGAGGTCTCTGGATGTCAAGGCTGAGATTTTGAAATTCTTCCAAGGCCATAGGGAGCCATTGCAGCTTCTTGAGGAGGTGAGTTCAGTGGTCAGACTTGAACTCTCTAAgatctattttgttatttatagaGCAGATAAAGAATAGGAATCTGTTTTTAAGCGCCTTCTATGTGGCAGGGGCTGTACCGAAGACTAGCTTACTCATAGCAGGGTCCTTTCCTGCCCTAGGGGCGCTTACTTtccaggaggaggagggggactTAAATCGTGTCCGGGAGGGGAGGCAGGGGAGAGAGCCGGGTCTCTCGGTCCCACAATTGGCTCGGAGACATCCCGTCACAGCAGACGTCAGGGCCCTCTCAGCCTCGAGGCTAAAAGGGATGAGATTCTTGGGGAGAGCGGGCAGTGAGCCCCAGGACTCCGGCAGCGGAATGGGGGTCTTTgcggaggggaggagggggaggatcaGAGAGGCCTCGGGTGGTTGCTGGGAAACTCCCTGAGAGCATCGGCCCCAGGCTGGGGTGGCTGAGACGCCGCAGACAGTTCCGGGCTGGAACCTGAAGGGTCGGCATCTCGTCCTCCCTTCATTTCCACTATACGGTGTGACCTCGGGAAAGATGCTGGCGGTCTCTGAGCCTGGGGTGGGATGGAGCTGAGTACGCGCAGGAAGAGGCGGCGGCTGTGGGGCGGGGTCTTGTGGATCAGGCCTAGGCTGCGGTCTCTGGTTAAAGGGGGGCGGGCAAGGGGCGGAGTCCGTCACGGCTGACCGGCCCGGGGGCCCCCACAGAGCACTTCACGTGGCAGTTTAAGCCCGAGTGTCACTTCGAGAATGGGACGGAGCACGTGCGGTTTGTGGCGAGAGTCATCTACAACCGGGAGGAGTACGCGCGCTTCGACAGCAACGTGGGGGAGTTCGTGGCGGTGACGGAGCTGGGGCGGGGCCTTGCTGAGTATTGGAACAGCCAGAAGGATTACATGGAGAGTGCAAGGACCGCGGTGGACTGGTTTTGCAGGGTCTGCTATGAGATTTCTGAGCCCTTCTTAGTGCGCAGGAGCGGTGAGTGCGCGCCCGGGGAGGGGACGGGGACAGAgctgggaagggagagagggaggaggttGTCGTGGGAGGGGgcaggagaagaagagaaagggggtcATAGGAGCAGGTGCAGAGACGGACCCCAAGAGCAGGGGAGAGACTGGGGGAGAGCAGGGacacaggaggaggaagaggaaggaagaagaatgggggaagggtcgggatggagagagaagaaaggggagaatgaCTGGGGGGAAACTGAGGACAGGGACAGAGAGCAGGGAGAGGGGCCGCTAGAAACCTTCTTGGGGCAGTTTTTCCTCCTCCATTCTAATGGGGACAAAGTGCTCCGGGCCCGGGCCTCCACCAGTAAAAAGCTCCCATTTATTCCGCACTAACCTGGCTCAGAGACGGCAGGGGAAGCCCCGGAGAGGGGCCAGGACTGGGTCAGGGAGACACCTTCCTAGTCCAGACCCAGCCTCCTCCcctgtgaccctgcacaagtcacttccCCTCCCCTGCATCAGTTCCCTCATCCATGAGATGAGCACGAGAAGGAGAGCGGGAACCTCCAGTGTCTGTGAGAAATCCCCGAATGGGCCCCAGAGGGACGGACAGGCCTGAAAGGGGACGGACCGACCTCAGCATGGTCACTGTGAGATGTAGGCCCCGAGGCCCAGGGGTCAGGGAGCAGCAGGAACAGAAGGGCTCCTTTTGTGCCCCCAATACTGAGCTCCCAGAGGCTCCCCCTGTCCCCTTTGGTTCTCCCatattctccccccacccccagctttcTCTAGTAACACAGACCCCCACAGCTGCAGCCTCCTCACTGACATTTCTCCCTCCCAGGACCAGACATGTTCCTGCTGCTCCCGGCCCCTGGGCCAGGATGCTCAGGCTTCTCCTGGGCCCAGAGTCCCCCCGGGCTCCCGATGCAGAATTTCTCCATGACGGACAGCACCGTTTCTGCCCCTGAGAAGGGGAGACTGAGCCTGCTTAGGGAGCAGAGGTGGGGGCGGGGCCAGGAAGCCCTGCTCTGGCTCCTCCCCAAGagcttccttcttccctccagtCCAGCCCCAGGTGACTGTGTATCCATCCAAGGTGGCTCCCCCGGGACACCACAACCTGCTTGTCTGCTCCGTCAGCGGTTTCTATCCCGGGGACATCGAGGTCCGGTGGTTCCTGAACGGACGGGAGGAGACGGCCGGGGTGGTGTCCACGGGCCTGATGGGCAATGGAGACTGGACCTACCAGACCCTGGTGATGCTGGAGATGACCCCCCGGCGCGGAGATGTCTACACCTGCCACGTGGAGCACTCCAGCCTTCAGGGACCCGTCCTCTTGGCCTGGAGTGAGACAGAGCTCCCTCACCCTCCAGTGCTCACGTTGCTCAGGGCGTGGAGCTAGTTCTGGGATCCCCTCAGTGTGTGTCCTGTGCCCCCTTTTCTTCTGCCCTGGGCTAATACAAGTCCCATGTGCTGCTACCTCTCCCCTTTGCCCAGCACAGCCCCCAATGGCAGTGCAGAAGTGAGAGCTGTGGATACTGGGAGCTTGTCAGGCTTCCTCTGGCCCCAGCCCTGGAGCTTGTCTCCCTCTGGGACCCTGTGATCCACCCAGAGACCCCTTTGCTCTGGGGTAGGGGAGAAGATGGATGGATGTTAGTGTCCCCTGAGCTTTCACTTCCTGAGTCCCGAAGGCCCTTTGCTCCTCCATCCCTGCCTTCCTTAGACAGGATTTAGCTTCTCAGGCTCCCCTCAGACCCCTCTGCTCCCCACATGGGGCTGGCTCATGGGGGAAGATTTGACCCTTGGTGTCTCCTCTACCCAGGAGCCCAGTCTGAGTCTGCCCAGAGTAAGATGCTGAGTGGGGTCGGGGGCCTCGTGCTGGGGCTGATCTTCTTGGGGGTCGGCCTCATTGTCCACAAGAGGAGCCAGAAAGGTGAGAGGCTCTGGGGGAAGCTCTGAACCCCCTGCCCTCCCTAGTCTCCTGCAGGGCAGAGAGGATCCTGGATTGTGGCAGAAATCTGCCCTGGGTCAGGGGGGAGAGGTGGTCTGGCTCTGGCTCCAGCTTATAGAACCTTGTAGAAAGGAGTGAAGGGGCTGGATCCCAGGGCTCAGGGGTCTTATGGAATCCTGTATTCATCAGTAGAGATGGGCTTGGGAGGGGTCTCAGGTTCCAGCCTCCACTCACACAGTTGTAGAGGGATGGATAAAGCAACAATTAAATGTGTCAGTGTTAGGAGCCCCCTATCCCACAGTGCTCTGTTCCCTTGGCTTCTGTGACTCTAAAATTTACAAGTATCTATGtctgtctcctttcctttcccagaaAATCGGGGCTCACAACCAGCAGGTAAGATTCTCCTACCAGGTTCTCATAGCTACAGTGGGTGCCCAGGGGGGCCTGAAGCTAAGATGAGACAGGGGCCCTTTAGAAGGAACAAGTAGTTCTGCTGGGGGCTCAGACCCACATGGGGACTCTAATGCTACTGTTCTCTGTTCTCTGCAGGGCTCCTGAGCTGATCCCCTCCCCTCTGTCACTTCCCCTCTCAGTATTCTCATGTTTGGAGGCCCCTGCTTGTGCCAGATCTCCAGGAGGATAGcgcccctctcccccccctccccgacCTCTTCCCTGGAATAGCTCCTTCCCTGCACCTTCAACTCTTCTGAACTCTTTGGGGAATTTCCCCAACAGCCTCAGAGACCCTCTTTACCCTCCTCTCT includes:
- the LOC127561739 gene encoding HLA class II histocompatibility antigen, DRB1 beta chain-like isoform X6 — translated: MVCVLLPREVWIEVLAVTLLVLNPQVAAGRHSPEHFTWQFKPECHFENGTEHVRFVARVIYNREEYARFDSNVGEFVAVTELGRGLAEYWNSQKDYMESARTAVDWFCRVCYEISEPFLVRRSVQPQVTVYPSKVAPPGHHNLLVCSVSGFYPGDIEVRWFLNGREETAGVVSTGLMGNGDWTYQTLVMLEMTPRRGDVYTCHVEHSSLQGPVLLAWRAQSESAQSKMLSGVGGLVLGLIFLGVGLIVHKRSQKENRGSQPAGLLS
- the LOC127561739 gene encoding HLA class II histocompatibility antigen, DRB1 beta chain-like isoform X5, with translation MVCVLLPREVWIEVLAVTLLVLNPQVAAGRHSPEHFTWQFKPECHFENGTEHVRFVARVIYNREEYARFDSNVGEFVAVTELGRGLAEYWNSQKDYMESARTAVDWFCRVCYEISEPFLVRRSVQPQVTVYPSKVAPPGHHNLLVCSVSGFYPGDIEVRWFLNGREETAGVVSTGLMGNGDWTYQTLVMLEMTPRRGDVYTCHVEHSSLQGPVLLAWRAQSESAQSKMLSGVGGLVLGLIFLGVGLIVHKRSQKGNRGSQPAGLLS